A region of the Akkermansia muciniphila genome:
GTGAAACACCTTTCCTTCAGCCCGCTGATCGTCGGCATCGTGCTGGGCATGCTTTACGCCAACAGCCTGCGCAACCATCTTCCGGAACCCTGGGTCCCCGGCATCCAGTTCTGCACCAAGCAGGTTCTGAGAACCGGCATTGTGCTTTACGGGTTCAAGCTGACGTTCCAGAGCGTGATTGACATCGGCGGCGCGGCGCTGCTCATTGACGCGGTTGTCGTTACCCTTACCATCCTCCTTGGAGTGGGTCTGGGGCGGCTGCTGAAAATGGACCGGGATACGGCCCTGCTGACTTCCATCGGCAGTTCCATTTGCGGCGCCGCAGCCGTACTGGGCGCGGAGCCTGTGGTAAAAAGCAAGCCGTACAAGGCGGCGGTAGCCGTTTCCACCGTCGTCATCTTCGGGACTATTTCCATGTTCCTGTATCCGGCCCTCTTCCGTGCCGGGATGCTGGAGCTGACTACGGAACAGATGGGTCTTTTTACCGGAGCCACGCTGCATGAGGTGGCCCATGTGGTAGGCGCGGGCAATGCCATGGGGCAGTCCATTTCCGATTCCGCCATCATCGTCAAGATGATCCGGGTCATGATGCTGGCTCCCGTGCTGGTCATTCTGAGCATCATCCTGGCACGCCGGGATTCCGCCAACGGAACAAACGAGGGAAAACGGAAAATCACCATTCCCTGGTTCGCCTTCCTGTTCCTGGTCGTCATCGGTTTCAATTCCCTGGATCTGCTCCCCTCCGGGCTGGTGGACGCCATCAACACCCTGGACACCTTTCTGCTGACCATGGCCATGACGGCTCTGGGCGCCGAATCCAGTTTTGAGAAATTTAAAAAAGCTGGGGCGCGGCCCTTCCTGCTGGCGGCCTTGCTTTACGCCTGGCTCTTCTTCGGGGGATACTGGCTGGTAAAGGGCGTTACGGCCTGGATGGCCTGAGGAAAATTCCGGAAAGACCATCATTCCGCATTCCCTGCCATGAAGAGCCGGGTTTCCGAGGAATTTTGAATAGCCAAACCGTTTGAAAACGCTATAGTACACGCACCCTGTTTAAAAAACCATGGCAACCAAATTATTCATTCCCGGACCCACTGAAGTAGCACCTGAAGTACTGGCCGCCATGAGCGGCCCGATGATGGGCCACCGCTCCAAGGCCGCTTCCGCCCTGCAGCGCCGCATTTCCGATAATCTGCGCCGCATTCTGCTGACAGACCAGGAAATCCTGCTTTCCACTTCTTCCGGTACGGGCCTGATGGAAGGCGCCGTGCGTTCCTGCACCGCCAAGCGCGCCGCCATTTTTTCCGTGGGAGCCTTTGGTGACAAATGGTACAAGATTGCCACCGGCAATGGCGTTCCCGCAGATATTTTCAAGAGTGAGCTCGGCCAGCCCACCACTCCTGAAATGGTGGACGCCGCCCTGGCTACCGGCAAGTATGATACGATCTGCATCACGCACAATGAAACGTCCACCGGCATTCAGAACCCTGTGGAAGGAATCGCGGAAGTGCTCAGGAAATACCCGGACGTGGTATGGTGCATGGATGCCGTAAGCTCCGCTGCCGGTTCCCGGATTGAAACGGACAAGCTGGGCGTGGACGTGCTGGTGACTTCCACCCAGAAGGCCCTGGCCCTTCCTCCCGGCATGGCTGTCTGCACGCTGTCCCCGAAGGCTTATGAACGCACCGCTTCCGTTCCCAACCGCGGCTGCTATTTTGACCTGCGTTCCATTTACGACACCATCCAGAAGAAGGATTACCAGTACACGAACACCCCCTGCGTTTCCATCATGTACGCCATGGACCTCCAACTTCAGCGCATCATGCAGGAAGGCGTGGAAAACCGCTTTGCGCGCCATGAAGCCATGGCGGAATTCGTGCGCTCCTGGGCGGACGAGTATTTCAGCGTCTTTGCGAACCGCGACCACCTCTCCCGCACCCTGACGGTGATCAGCAATACCCGGGACATTGACATTGCCGCCCTGAACAACGTGCTGATCGAACGCGGCATGCAGCTTGGCAACGGTTACGGAGACCTGAAGAACAAGACCTTCCGCATCGCCCACATGGGTGAACTGACGATGGATGACATGCGCTCCATCACGTCCAATATCGTGGACATCCTGAAGCTCAAATAATCCCTCTTCTCTCCCCTTCCCGGGCCTGCCGGGAAAGGGGGGAGCCTGCCTCTCCGGAGGCATGAAAGGAACGGCTTTCCATGCACAAGATGCTCCAAGCAACTCTGCATACCTTGTCCGCCATGGCCCCGGCCTGCGTTCCGCCGCCTGTTTCCCGCATACGGACGTTGCGTTACAGGTTCCGTTACTCCTGATCCTATCCCTTTTCTTATATTTTCATGTCCACGCTCCATCCTTTTCCGGCCCTGCGCCCCCCGCGCGAACTGGCCGCGCAGGTTTCCTCCCTGCCCTACGACGTCATGAACCACCGGGAAGCCAAAGAAATGGCCGCCGGGAATGACGCCTCCTTCCTTCACATCTGCCGCTCCGACATTGACATGAGCGAAGCCGCCATTCATGACCCGGAAACCTATGCCAAAGCCAGGGAAAACCTGGAGGCGTTCGTGAACAAGGGGTACCTGGTGCGGGATGGCGCGCCGTCCTTCTACATTTACCGCCAGATCATGTGGGGACGCGTGCAAACGGGCATCGTCGGCTGCGCCTCCGTGGACGAATACGCCAACGGCACCATCAAAAAACATGAACTGACCCGCCGGGAGAAGGAGGTGGACCGCATTGAACACTTTGACGCCTGTTCCGCCCAGACGGAGCCGGTCTTCCTGGCCTACCGGAAGCACGAGGGCCTTTCCGGCATCATCCGGGAATGGATTAAATTCCATAAGCCGGAATATGATTTCACCACGGATGACGGCGTCACCCATATCCTGTGGCCCGTTTCCGATCCCGGTACGGTGGAGGCCATCCGGAAAGGCTTTGAAGAAGTGGACGCCCTGTACATTGCGGACGGCCACCACCGCACGGCTTCCAGCGCCGCCGTCTCCGCCAGACGCCGCCGGGAACACCCGGACTACACGGGAGAGGAGGAATTCAATTACCTGATGGCCGTAGTTTTTTGTGATGAAGACCTTTTCATCATGGATTACAACCGTGTGGTGCGCGATCTGAACGGCCTGAGCCGGGAGGAATTCATGGAAAAACTCCAAACCGCCTTTGACGCGGTTCCCGTGGAAACCGTCCCCGGAGAGGGCTACGCTCCCCGCGCCAAGCACGAATTCGGCATGTACCTGGATGGCCGCTGGTATTCCATCACCGCCAGGCCGGGCACCTTCGCTGCTGGCCACCCCATTGAAAGCCTGGACTGCGCCATTCTCCAGGCCAACCTGCTGGCTCCCATCCTGGGGATTGAAGACCCCCGTACGAGCGACCGCATTGACTTTGTGGGCGGCATCCGCGGCCTGGGAGAGCTGGAACGCCGCTGCGCCAGTGAAATGACGCTGGCTTTTTCCCTGTACCCCGTCACCATGGACGACTTGTTCCGCGTGGCGGACGCCGGGGAAATCATGCCGCCCAAGTCCACCTGGTTTGAACCCAAGCTGCGCAGCGGGCTGTTCGTCCACACCATTGAACAATAATCTTTCCACCACACACCAACATGAACAAGGTTCTTATTCCTACCAAACTCTCTGACGTAGCGGCCAATACGCTTAAAACGACCGGTTATGAAGTCATCCAGGACGCAGACACGCCCCTGGAAGAACAGGCCGCCGCCCATCCGGACACCGTGGCCCTGATCGTGCGCAGTGAAAAAGTCACTCCGGAAATCATGGACGCCCTGCCGTCCCTGAAGCTGGTCATCCGTGCCGGAGCCGGCTACGACAATATCGACATCGTTTACGCCCGCAAGAAAAACGTGGATGTCATGAACACCCCAGGCGCCAATTCCAACGCCGTGGCGGAAGAAGTCATGGCGATGATCCTGGCGTATTACCGCCACATCGTCCAGGCGGACACCACCACCCGCGCCGGCCTGTGGGAAAAGAAGAAGTACATGGGGAGCGAGCTGACCAAGAAGACCGTGGGCATCATCGGGCTGGGAAACATCGGCCGCAACCTGGTCAAACGCCTCCAGGGCTTTGAACCCACCCTGCTGGGCTATGACCACTTCCTGGCCCGCCAGCGCGCCCTGAACATCGGCGTCACGCCCACCAGCATTGAAGACATTTTCTCCCAGTGCGACATCATTACCCTGCACGTTCCGGGCGGGCCCTCCACCCACAACATGGTGAATGCCGAGCTTCTTGAAAGCATGAAAGACGGCGCCGTGCTCATCAACTGTTCCCGTTACGGCGTGGTGGATGAAGAAGCCGTTGCCGCCGTCAAGGCCTCCGGCAAGAACATCGGCTACCTGACGGACGTACATCCCAAGGACGCCGCAGGGGAGAAGCCCTCCGCCGCCGTGGCGGACCTGATCCTGCCCCATCTGGGCGCCAACACCCAGGAAGCCAATACCAAGGCCGCCAAACGCGCCGCGGAACAGATGGTGGCCTACTTTTCCGATGGGGACACCTCCTGCGTGGTGAACGGGGAATCCCCCAACGGCCTCAATCCTGCCCATCTCCAGCTTGCCTTCCTTCTGGCCGCCCTGGCACGCAATGCCGGAGGCAACAAACCGATACGCCGCGTGGAATGCACCTTCTACGGCAACCTGCGCGTATTCCGCAAATGGTTCACGGCCCCCATCCTGGAAGGGCTGCTGCCGCACGCGGAAAAGGGCCTGATGCCCGCCGCGGCGGAAGAATCCCTGCGGGAGCACGGCATCGTCTTCAAAGCCCGCGAACCGAAGGATGACAAGCCGTATGAAGACTCCATCACCCTGGACATCGCCATGGAGGAAGACGGGGAATACGTCTCCACCAGCGTGCGCGGCGTAGTGACGGAAGGCATTCCCATGGTTTCCCGCCTGAACAACTTCAACGGGCTGTATGCGGACCTGCGCGGCACCACGCTGTTCCTGCACTACAAGGACCGTCCGGGCATCATCGCCACCATCGGCTCCGCCCTGTATTCCAACGGCATCAACATTGACAACATTGCCGCTCCGGCTGACCACGCGACCCAGGAAGCCCTGGCCGTGCTGAAGACCAATAAGCCCGTTTCCGACGAATTGCTGAACAAGATTGCGGGAGAGATAGGAGCCATTTCCGCCTTCGCCCTGAATCTTTAACCTGAAAAGGCGCCCCTCCGGAAAATTCCGGAATACCGCTTCCCATGCAGCCCGTTTTTCCGCCTGCCACGGTGGAAGGCGGGCTGTCTTTTTTCTGCCATGTTGACAAGGCACGTCCATTTTTGTACTTTTACCCGAATCATTGGAACACTCTCATGCGCTACGTACTGCTTCTCCTGACTATTTTAACCGCCGGATTTTCCGTCTGGTACTATCAAAACCGCATTTCCCCGGAAGGCAGGGAACTGGCCGCCCGGAAAACGGCCATGGAACAAAACGCCGTGGCTCTGGAGAAAACCGTCAGTGAGACCCGGAAAAAGCTGGATGAAACCCAGGATGCCACGCGGACGGCGGAAGAAGCCGTGGAAAAATTCCAGCAGGCTTATCTTGATCAAAAAAGGCAGGAGCAGCAGGAGGCCCTGGATGCCGCCTACCGGAAGAGCGTAGCGGACCAGCAGGAGGAAGTAGCGGAACATAACCAGAAGATTGACCAGCTGCGCCTGCGCATGAACAGGCAGAAGGAAAACTCCAAATCCGCCAGGGAAGAATTGCTGCAGAAGAGGGAGAGCATGAAAACCCTGCTTGCCAAACTGGCCGACAAGCAGCGGAGCCTTCAGACGGAACTGGGACAGGCGGAACGTGAACTCTCCAAGAACCGTGAAGACGCCAAAGCCAAAAAGAAATTTTCCGGAGCCGCCCCCCAGAAGGAGAATATTGCAGGCCTTCAGGCGCAGATGAACCGCATCCGCGCGGCAACCGCCGCCATCAATAAAAAAATGCGCCTCCTGGACGCCGCTCTGGAAGCCCAGGAAGAAAATGCCGGCAAGCAGGAGCTCCAAATGCAGAAAGCGGAGGAAAAACTTACCGAAGAGAAAAACAAGGCCCTGGCCGCCGATGACCAGGAAGAAAACACCCCCCCGGACATGGGAGATGAAGAATTACTGGCCGCCGCCGGATACAGGGAGCAGTCCAAACCCGTCAGGGAAGCTCTGGAGAAAGCCAGGAAAGAAGAGGAACAGGCTTCCCGGGCTTATGACGAGGCCCGCGCAGAACTGCGCCATTCATCCAGGGATGAAGTAAAAAAGCTGGAGAAAGAGGAGAAAGACCAGGCCTCCTTCCGGAAGCTGTTCACGGGCGGCGCCTCTGTAGCGGGTTTCCTTCTGCTCCTGTTCACCGTGGGCGCTTTCCGGCGCAGCAACGGCTGAACCTGTTCCCGTTCATTTTAACATTCCGGATGCAGGGCCATCCCCTGCATCCGGATTCCCGCTCTTCCGGCAGCCCTCCGCAGGCGTTGACGGACGACGCCGATATGATAGTCTCAGGCCTGCCTGATCATGCTTACACTGGCCCAGCTTCACGGACAACCGGAAATTTTCCATTCCATCCAGGGGGAAGGCGTTTCCCAGGGAACGCCCTGCGTCTTCCTGCGCCTGGCAGGCTGCAACCTGGCCTGCTCCTGGTGTGATACGGCGTATTCCTGGAACGGATCAGCCCCTGCCGTGCGGATCACGCCTGAAGCGGCGGCTGAACTGGTGCTCCATTATTCATGCAGGCGCCTGGTCCTCACGGGGGGAGAACCGCTCCTCCAGCAAAAAACCCTCCCTTCCCTCCTGCGCCTGCTGCCGGAACATGCCGTGGAAATGGAGACCAACGGCACCATCATGCCGGATGCGGAGCTGCTGGAACGCATCACGCAGTTCAACGTGTCTCCCAAGCTTCCCCACTCCGGCAACGATGCCGGCAGGGCCTGGAAGCCGGATATCCTGCGCCGCCTGGCGGACACGGAAAAAGCCTGGTTCAAATTTGTAGTGGCGTGCGAAGAAGACGTGGAGACCATCCTGCGGCAGGCTTCCCGGGCCGGTATTCCCGCGCAACGCATCCTCATCATGCCCCTGGCTGCCACACGGCAGGAACTGGACGCCATGCGGGAGCCAACGGTGGAATGGTGCCTGCGCTACGGCCTGCGCTTTTCAGACCGCCTGCACATCGCCATCTGGGGCAGCAAAAAGGGCGTCTGAAGACGCCCTTGCTTTTAAACGGCTGGAACTTTCCCGGCAGGAAGGGCCCTTACAGGAAACCCTCTCCTGCTGCTTCCGCGGCCTACACCTTCTGCTTCAGGTCCAGCAGCATCTGCGCGTTGCCGGGATATTTGTTCAGGAAAAACAGGAAGCGTTCCATGGCTTCCACAGGCTTGTGCCCTGCCAGGGCGCGGCGGATCAGGTTCATCTTGTACAGCCATGCCTCCGGCATAATCAGCTCTTCCCGGCGCGTCCCGGATTTCAGGATATCCACGGCAGGGAAAATATACTGTTCCGCAATGCGGCGGTTCAGCACCAGCTCCATGTTGCCCGTTCCCTTGAACTCCTGGAAAATCAGGTCATCCATGCGGCTGTTGGTCTCCACCAGGGCCGTGGCGATGATGGTGAGGGAACCGGCCTGGCGCGTATTGCGCGCGGCGGCAAAAAGGCGGCGGGGCATTTCCAGCGCGCGGGCGTCAATGCCCCCGGACATGGTGCGCCCGCTCCCCTTGTCCGCGTTATTATAGGCACGGGCAAGGCGCGTGATGGAATCCATCAGCAGGAAGACATGCTGTCCGGCTTCCACCAGCCGTTTGGCGCGCTCAATGCAGAGTTCCGCCATGCGGCAGTGGTCACGCACTCTTCCGTCATTGGAAGAAGCATATACCTCAGCGCCGGGCAGCGAACGCTTGAATTCCGTCACCTCTTCCGGGCGTTCGTCCACCAGCAGCACCATCAGGTGGATGGAATCCTTGTAATTCTCCAGAATGGCTTCCGCCATGTGCTGCAGCAATGTGGTCTTGCCCGCACGCGGGGGAGAAACGATCAGGCCGCGCTGGCCGCGCCCGATTGGCGCAATCAAATCCAGCGTGCGCGTGGTATAACGCTCCGGACGGGTTTCAAAGGAAATGCGCTTGTTCGGATTGACCGCCTTGAGCTCTTCAAAATGCGGGTTCTTGCGCGCCTTCTCCGGAGCGTCTCCATTAATGGTGGTGATTTCCGTCAGCAGAATGCCGCGGTCATGGCGGCAGGCCTGTCCATGCACCCATACGGCGGGACGCAGGCCGAACTTGCGGATCATGTCCTGCGGAACGTAAACGGCTTCCGCAAAGGCGTCAAAATCATTGTCCTGCTTCCTTAAAAAGCCGAACCCCTTATTTGTAATTTCCAACAGGCCGTCCACAGGCTCCGGCGGTCCCAGCTCACGGGGAGCGTTATTCTGGGGTGCGGTTCCCTCCTGATGGTTATTGTTCCAGCGGTTCTTGACCCGGTCATTGCCGTTCCTGCCATTGCGGCCGTCCTGGCGATTGTTCCGGTTCTTGTTGAAACGGTCGTTATTATTGTTATTACGGCGATTCTGCCTGTCAAAACGCTGTCTCTGCGGCTCATTGCCCCGGTGGTTTTCACGGGCGGCGTCCGCGGATAAATCCGCCGCGCCTTCCTGCACCACCTTGATGGACGGGGCGGAACCATTCGCATCCTCCCCCCCCTCCTGTGCGCGAGGTTTTCTCACAAACCTCTGGCGGATCACCCTCGGCCTGCCTTCCCCGGACTGCTCAGGAGCGGCGCCCGGTTCCGCAGGAACCATGGGAACAGAGGCTTCCGCCCTGGCTTCCCCCGCGGTATCGCCCTCAGGAGCGACAGCTTTGGTGAAACGCCTGCGGACAGGCTTGACGGGGGCCTCCGTTACGGGCGCGTCATGGGCACCGTCCGTTTCCGGCACTTCCTCCACAGGCTTCTTGCGGGGACGTCCGCGCCGCGGCTTGGCCGGGGCCTCCTCCGTACCCTCCTGCGCCGGAATTTCAGCACTGCTTTTGCGGACAGTCTTCTTTTTG
Encoded here:
- a CDS encoding 7-carboxy-7-deazaguanine synthase QueE, which gives rise to MLTLAQLHGQPEIFHSIQGEGVSQGTPCVFLRLAGCNLACSWCDTAYSWNGSAPAVRITPEAAAELVLHYSCRRLVLTGGEPLLQQKTLPSLLRLLPEHAVEMETNGTIMPDAELLERITQFNVSPKLPHSGNDAGRAWKPDILRRLADTEKAWFKFVVACEEDVETILRQASRAGIPAQRILIMPLAATRQELDAMREPTVEWCLRYGLRFSDRLHIAIWGSKKGV
- the rho gene encoding transcription termination factor Rho, with protein sequence MSDTPPDLTPEQVSPEPAPKKRVVRRAKPAAETPSEPQVAVELSASGPDASPAPRKRTARKKVPEMAGEGMGETPEPKKKTVRKSSAEIPAQEGTEEAPAKPRRGRPRKKPVEEVPETDGAHDAPVTEAPVKPVRRRFTKAVAPEGDTAGEARAEASVPMVPAEPGAAPEQSGEGRPRVIRQRFVRKPRAQEGGEDANGSAPSIKVVQEGAADLSADAARENHRGNEPQRQRFDRQNRRNNNNNDRFNKNRNNRQDGRNGRNGNDRVKNRWNNNHQEGTAPQNNAPRELGPPEPVDGLLEITNKGFGFLRKQDNDFDAFAEAVYVPQDMIRKFGLRPAVWVHGQACRHDRGILLTEITTINGDAPEKARKNPHFEELKAVNPNKRISFETRPERYTTRTLDLIAPIGRGQRGLIVSPPRAGKTTLLQHMAEAILENYKDSIHLMVLLVDERPEEVTEFKRSLPGAEVYASSNDGRVRDHCRMAELCIERAKRLVEAGQHVFLLMDSITRLARAYNNADKGSGRTMSGGIDARALEMPRRLFAAARNTRQAGSLTIIATALVETNSRMDDLIFQEFKGTGNMELVLNRRIAEQYIFPAVDILKSGTRREELIMPEAWLYKMNLIRRALAGHKPVEAMERFLFFLNKYPGNAQMLLDLKQKV
- a CDS encoding pyridoxal-phosphate-dependent aminotransferase family protein; its protein translation is MATKLFIPGPTEVAPEVLAAMSGPMMGHRSKAASALQRRISDNLRRILLTDQEILLSTSSGTGLMEGAVRSCTAKRAAIFSVGAFGDKWYKIATGNGVPADIFKSELGQPTTPEMVDAALATGKYDTICITHNETSTGIQNPVEGIAEVLRKYPDVVWCMDAVSSAAGSRIETDKLGVDVLVTSTQKALALPPGMAVCTLSPKAYERTASVPNRGCYFDLRSIYDTIQKKDYQYTNTPCVSIMYAMDLQLQRIMQEGVENRFARHEAMAEFVRSWADEYFSVFANRDHLSRTLTVISNTRDIDIAALNNVLIERGMQLGNGYGDLKNKTFRIAHMGELTMDDMRSITSNIVDILKLK
- a CDS encoding 3-phosphoglycerate dehydrogenase family protein; its protein translation is MNKVLIPTKLSDVAANTLKTTGYEVIQDADTPLEEQAAAHPDTVALIVRSEKVTPEIMDALPSLKLVIRAGAGYDNIDIVYARKKNVDVMNTPGANSNAVAEEVMAMILAYYRHIVQADTTTRAGLWEKKKYMGSELTKKTVGIIGLGNIGRNLVKRLQGFEPTLLGYDHFLARQRALNIGVTPTSIEDIFSQCDIITLHVPGGPSTHNMVNAELLESMKDGAVLINCSRYGVVDEEAVAAVKASGKNIGYLTDVHPKDAAGEKPSAAVADLILPHLGANTQEANTKAAKRAAEQMVAYFSDGDTSCVVNGESPNGLNPAHLQLAFLLAALARNAGGNKPIRRVECTFYGNLRVFRKWFTAPILEGLLPHAEKGLMPAAAEESLREHGIVFKAREPKDDKPYEDSITLDIAMEEDGEYVSTSVRGVVTEGIPMVSRLNNFNGLYADLRGTTLFLHYKDRPGIIATIGSALYSNGINIDNIAAPADHATQEALAVLKTNKPVSDELLNKIAGEIGAISAFALNL
- a CDS encoding DUF1015 domain-containing protein; this encodes MSTLHPFPALRPPRELAAQVSSLPYDVMNHREAKEMAAGNDASFLHICRSDIDMSEAAIHDPETYAKARENLEAFVNKGYLVRDGAPSFYIYRQIMWGRVQTGIVGCASVDEYANGTIKKHELTRREKEVDRIEHFDACSAQTEPVFLAYRKHEGLSGIIREWIKFHKPEYDFTTDDGVTHILWPVSDPGTVEAIRKGFEEVDALYIADGHHRTASSAAVSARRRREHPDYTGEEEFNYLMAVVFCDEDLFIMDYNRVVRDLNGLSREEFMEKLQTAFDAVPVETVPGEGYAPRAKHEFGMYLDGRWYSITARPGTFAAGHPIESLDCAILQANLLAPILGIEDPRTSDRIDFVGGIRGLGELERRCASEMTLAFSLYPVTMDDLFRVADAGEIMPPKSTWFEPKLRSGLFVHTIEQ
- a CDS encoding YeiH family protein; this translates as MSPKHLANPLHGILLIVLFSFSAFYIADFEWVKHLSFSPLIVGIVLGMLYANSLRNHLPEPWVPGIQFCTKQVLRTGIVLYGFKLTFQSVIDIGGAALLIDAVVVTLTILLGVGLGRLLKMDRDTALLTSIGSSICGAAAVLGAEPVVKSKPYKAAVAVSTVVIFGTISMFLYPALFRAGMLELTTEQMGLFTGATLHEVAHVVGAGNAMGQSISDSAIIVKMIRVMMLAPVLVILSIILARRDSANGTNEGKRKITIPWFAFLFLVVIGFNSLDLLPSGLVDAINTLDTFLLTMAMTALGAESSFEKFKKAGARPFLLAALLYAWLFFGGYWLVKGVTAWMA